TGCACTACGCGAAGCCTGTGGAGTAGCCAGTCCGTCCTTATCGTCGGAGCCGCCGGTGCGGGTGATCGTCAGGACGTTCAGCGAGCTGTGCATCACCGTCGGCGCCGTCATCGTGCTCTTCGTCGTCTACGCCCTGTTCTGGACCGGCGTCCAGGCCGACCGTGTCATGGACGACCAGATCGACGACCTGCACGACCAGTGGGCGCAGCAGACCGCACCGCCCGCCCCGAGCGCGAGCCCCACTGCCGCCGCACCGTCGGCGCCGACGCCGTACAAGAGCGGCAGGCCCTTCGCGGTGATGTACATCCCGCGTCTTGGTTTCACGTGGAACAAGCCGGTGCTCGAAGGCACGGCGACCGGGACCCTGAAGAAGGGGCTGGGGCACTACACCGGGACGGCGCGGCTCGGGCAGACCGGGAACTTCTCCGTCGCGGGTCACCGCCGTACGTACGGCGACCCTTTCAAGGACTTTCCCGAGCTCAGGCGGGGGGACGCGGTGGTGCTGACGGACGGGACGACCTGGTTCACGTATCGGGTCGACAAAGGGCCCTACAAAACCGTTCCCTCGGACGTCGAGGTGATCGACGCTGTGCCACGTAAGTCGGGGTACACGCGTCCGGGCCGGTACCTGACGTTGACCACGTGCGATCCGGAATGGGGGCACAGTCACCGGCTGATCGTCTGGGCGCACCTGGACTCCACACAGCCCGTGGAGGCAGGCGAACCGAAGGCCCTACGCCGTTAGTCTGGTGGCGTACGGCGTGAGTCAGGTGCCGTGGTGCGACGGAAGGGACGGCATGTACGGCTGGATCTGGCGGCATCTGCCGGGAAACGCGTGGGTGAGGGCGCTGATCTCGCTCGTGCTGGTCGTCGCCGTCGTGTACGCGCTGTTCCAGTACGTCTTCCCATGGGCCGAACCGCTGCTTCCCTTCAACGATGTGACGGTGGACAACCAGTGAGCGCGCGCATTCTCGTCGTCGACAACTACGACAGCTTCGTCTTCAACCTGGTCCAGTACCTGTACCAGCTGGGCGCCGAGTGCGAGGTCCTGCGCAACGACGAGGTCTCGACGGCCCACGCCCAGGACGGCTTCGACGGCGTCCTGCTCTCCCCCGGCCCGGGGACGCCCGAGGAGGCCGGCGTCTGCATCGAGATGGTCCGGCACTGCGCGGCCACCGGCGTCCCGGTCTTCGGCGTCTGCCTGGGCATGCAGTCGATGCAGGTGGCGTACGGCGGGGTCGTGGACCGGGCGCCCGAGCTGCTGCACGGCAAGACCTCGCTGGTGGAGCACGAGGCCAAGGGCGTCTTCGCGGGCCTGCCGACCCCCTTCACCGCGACCCGCTACCACTCGCTGGCCGCCGAGCCCGCGACGGTCCCGGCCGAACTCGAGGTCACCGCCCGTACGCACGACGGGATCATCATGGGCCTGCGCCACCGTGAACTGCCCGTCGAGGGCGTCCAGTTCCACCCCGAGTCGGTGCTGACCGAGCACGGGCACCGGATGCTGGCCAACTGGCTGGTGGAGTGCGGCGACCAGGGCGCGGTGGCGAGGTCGGCGGGGCTCGCCCCGGTGGTGGGCAGGGCCACGGCGTGACCGCGCTGCGCCCCGAGCGCGAGGACTCGTACGGCACCGCGCCGTACGAGTCGTTCGGCGGTGATCAGTACGGAGCCGGCCCCTACGCGGGTGAGCGGTACCAGCCGCCCGTCGACGAGGAGACGGTGGCGCTGCGGATACCGCCGCCACCGGTGCCGTCGTCCGCGTTCGGCGGTGGGCCCATATCGGCCTCTGGCGTCCCGGGAGCCTCTCCCGCCCCTGGATCCCCGGCCGGTGGCCGTGCGGCCCGCAGGAAGGCCGCCAAGGGTCGTCATGGGCGCC
The Streptomyces sp. NBC_01485 genome window above contains:
- a CDS encoding class E sortase, with amino-acid sequence MRVIVRTFSELCITVGAVIVLFVVYALFWTGVQADRVMDDQIDDLHDQWAQQTAPPAPSASPTAAAPSAPTPYKSGRPFAVMYIPRLGFTWNKPVLEGTATGTLKKGLGHYTGTARLGQTGNFSVAGHRRTYGDPFKDFPELRRGDAVVLTDGTTWFTYRVDKGPYKTVPSDVEVIDAVPRKSGYTRPGRYLTLTTCDPEWGHSHRLIVWAHLDSTQPVEAGEPKALRR
- a CDS encoding aminodeoxychorismate/anthranilate synthase component II translates to MSARILVVDNYDSFVFNLVQYLYQLGAECEVLRNDEVSTAHAQDGFDGVLLSPGPGTPEEAGVCIEMVRHCAATGVPVFGVCLGMQSMQVAYGGVVDRAPELLHGKTSLVEHEAKGVFAGLPTPFTATRYHSLAAEPATVPAELEVTARTHDGIIMGLRHRELPVEGVQFHPESVLTEHGHRMLANWLVECGDQGAVARSAGLAPVVGRATA